In Dyadobacter subterraneus, a single genomic region encodes these proteins:
- a CDS encoding RNA polymerase sigma factor, with protein MKNTDDQFYIDKIKRGDPSSFAFLVKRYKDMAFTIALKILKNEEDAEDAAQESFVKAYQQIRKFENKSKFSTWLYTIVYRTSISKLQKSKVPVFPIDDDITENYAFDFSAPQIETILATEQSKYIKNAIAKLPQTESLLITLFYMNENSIKEIEEITGLTESNIKVKLFRARKVLEQELHFLL; from the coding sequence ATGAAAAATACGGACGACCAGTTTTATATTGATAAAATTAAAAGGGGAGATCCGTCTTCTTTCGCTTTTCTTGTAAAAAGATATAAGGACATGGCCTTTACAATTGCATTAAAAATTCTAAAAAATGAAGAAGATGCCGAGGATGCGGCTCAGGAAAGTTTTGTAAAGGCCTATCAGCAGATCCGGAAATTTGAGAATAAATCCAAATTTTCAACCTGGTTGTATACCATTGTTTACAGGACTTCAATTTCCAAGTTGCAGAAGAGTAAAGTCCCTGTTTTTCCCATTGACGATGATATTACAGAAAATTATGCTTTCGATTTTTCTGCACCACAAATTGAAACAATTTTGGCAACAGAACAATCGAAGTATATAAAAAATGCGATAGCAAAACTACCACAAACGGAAAGTTTGTTAATCACTCTTTTTTATATGAACGAAAATTCCATAAAAGAGATTGAGGAAATTACGGGATTGACAGAGTCAAACATCAAGGTTAAATTGTTTCGCGCCAGGAAAGTACTGGAACAGGAATTACATTTTTTGTTGTAA
- a CDS encoding ABC transporter permease → MLKNYLKITFRSLWKYKANSIISITGLSIGIGCFLLLATYILHELQYDQFQTNAKDIVRVNLFYQSGDSEPVYVAITPTGVAPVFSREFAEVKNAVRLYPLSGSGVVPVQYEDKLFNEKKVVFADSSFFKIFPQTFIEGNISTALSQPNSVVIDETTAKKYFGNESAIGKSVKIAEKYTMQITGVVTDLPSYSHIKFNFLASYSTLPRSKTEVFESANDYTYLLLKPNTDIRTLQSKVDGFVNKNLNNPQDPSSKVRLELEAFNRIHLYSKASASMEASGNYKYIYILSGVAILILVIACINFINLVTARSAVRAREVGVRKVMGAARFQLFRQYLFECGIITISSIFVGLIISFLGFPALSNLTGSILNFSVWPAYSVGLVLFLLAVLVTLLSGVYPAAVLSGFEPIKVLQGKVLSKANGSGLRSFLVVSQFTVSLLFIIGTIIANQQLSYIQNKNLGINPSQIIVLDLSTGISSAKLASIKNELLNNSSIESVTASYDSPVSVGGGYNITAKDKPPGFNMNITAIPVEKDFVPTMGMKLVAGENFNETDILQATKDSAELRKFAFILNESAAKALGWTAANAIGKSVNMNGREGEVKAVAKDFHFRSLHEKIGPIAIIPEYNYFGKMLVKISGDKTSKALDFLEANWKTNFPMRPFEYHFLNEEFDEMYKAESRVSSILWLFSTITILISCLGLFALVAFISQQRTKEIGIRKVLGATAPSIVILLSKDFIKLMLIALVIASPVAWYFMNQWLQDFAYRIEINYWVFVLAGIIAIAIALFTVSFQSIKAALMNPVKSLKSE, encoded by the coding sequence ATGCTTAAAAATTATCTTAAAATCACATTTCGGAGCCTTTGGAAATACAAGGCCAATTCCATCATCAGCATCACCGGATTATCCATTGGTATCGGCTGTTTCCTTTTACTGGCCACCTACATTCTTCATGAATTGCAGTACGATCAGTTTCAAACCAATGCAAAAGATATTGTCAGGGTTAACTTGTTTTATCAATCCGGCGACAGTGAACCTGTTTATGTCGCTATAACCCCAACGGGAGTTGCGCCGGTTTTTTCAAGAGAATTTGCAGAAGTGAAAAATGCGGTGAGGTTATATCCATTAAGTGGTTCAGGCGTGGTCCCGGTTCAGTATGAGGACAAATTATTTAATGAAAAGAAGGTGGTTTTTGCAGATTCTTCTTTTTTCAAAATCTTCCCTCAAACTTTTATTGAAGGAAATATAAGTACTGCTTTGTCTCAACCAAACTCAGTCGTGATTGATGAAACAACAGCGAAAAAATATTTTGGAAACGAAAGTGCAATCGGGAAATCGGTAAAAATTGCCGAGAAATATACCATGCAGATAACCGGCGTTGTCACTGATCTGCCTTCCTATTCACACATCAAATTCAACTTTCTGGCCAGTTACAGCACTTTGCCCCGTTCCAAAACAGAGGTATTTGAATCTGCTAATGATTACACTTATTTGCTCCTGAAACCAAATACTGATATCCGGACTTTACAATCAAAAGTTGATGGTTTTGTCAACAAAAATCTGAATAATCCGCAGGATCCGTCGTCAAAAGTTCGTCTTGAACTGGAAGCGTTTAACCGAATACATCTTTATTCCAAAGCCTCTGCTTCCATGGAAGCTTCCGGAAATTACAAGTACATTTACATCCTTTCGGGTGTTGCAATTTTAATTCTGGTCATTGCCTGTATCAATTTTATCAACCTGGTTACAGCACGTTCAGCCGTTCGTGCAAGGGAAGTTGGTGTAAGAAAAGTAATGGGCGCCGCCCGTTTTCAGTTGTTCCGGCAGTATCTTTTTGAATGCGGTATTATTACGATTTCCTCCATTTTCGTTGGTCTGATTATTTCATTTCTGGGTTTTCCGGCTTTAAGTAATTTAACAGGAAGTATCTTGAATTTTAGTGTTTGGCCAGCCTATTCTGTCGGTTTGGTTCTTTTTTTACTAGCAGTTTTGGTTACACTTTTATCTGGCGTATATCCGGCGGCAGTTTTGTCAGGATTTGAACCTATTAAAGTTTTGCAGGGAAAAGTTTTATCCAAAGCCAATGGAAGCGGATTACGCAGTTTTCTGGTGGTTTCTCAGTTTACGGTTTCTCTTCTATTCATCATTGGAACAATCATCGCAAATCAGCAATTATCTTATATTCAGAATAAAAATCTGGGTATTAATCCTTCACAAATCATAGTTCTGGATCTTAGTACAGGCATTTCTTCAGCAAAACTTGCATCGATAAAAAATGAATTGCTAAATAATTCCTCCATTGAATCTGTTACCGCATCGTACGATTCGCCTGTAAGCGTGGGAGGTGGATATAATATCACCGCAAAGGATAAACCTCCGGGTTTCAATATGAATATTACCGCCATTCCGGTAGAAAAAGATTTTGTTCCAACCATGGGAATGAAGCTTGTTGCCGGAGAAAATTTCAATGAAACTGATATTCTTCAAGCAACAAAAGACAGCGCTGAATTAAGAAAATTTGCCTTTATATTGAATGAATCCGCTGCGAAAGCGTTAGGCTGGACGGCAGCAAATGCCATAGGAAAATCTGTCAATATGAATGGCCGCGAAGGAGAAGTGAAGGCAGTTGCTAAGGATTTTCATTTTCGGTCGCTCCATGAAAAAATCGGCCCTATTGCAATCATTCCCGAATACAATTATTTTGGTAAAATGCTGGTGAAGATCTCTGGCGATAAAACATCGAAAGCTCTCGACTTTTTGGAAGCAAACTGGAAAACCAATTTCCCGATGCGTCCTTTTGAATACCACTTCCTGAATGAGGAATTTGATGAAATGTATAAAGCAGAAAGCCGTGTTTCTTCAATTCTGTGGTTATTTTCAACGATTACCATCCTTATATCCTGTCTCGGATTATTTGCGTTAGTCGCCTTTATTTCACAACAACGGACAAAAGAAATTGGAATACGTAAAGTCCTGGGTGCTACGGCCCCGAGTATTGTAATTTTACTTTCCAAAGATTTTATAAAACTGATGTTGATTGCTCTGGTTATAGCTTCTCCCGTCGCCTGGTATTTTATGAATCAATGGCTCCAGGATTTCGCCTACCGGATAGAAATTAACTACTGGGTTTTCGTTCTGGCTGGCATTATTGCAATAGCCATTGCATTATTTACAGTGAGTTTTCAGAGTATTAAAGCAGCACTGATGAATCCGGTAAAAAGTCTGAAAAGCGAATAA
- a CDS encoding DUF6249 domain-containing protein, with the protein MNGTSMMVFISMFAAIFGIAYVFRITRYRERIAMIEKGVDASMFVGKNNQSQSLTLKLGMLSVGIALGIIIGSILQYNYDIEVAAAYISMIFLFGGISLIINFLIERKLDRTN; encoded by the coding sequence ATGAACGGAACCTCCATGATGGTATTTATTTCCATGTTTGCTGCAATATTTGGAATTGCATACGTATTTAGAATAACAAGATACCGCGAACGTATAGCCATGATCGAAAAAGGTGTCGACGCCTCTATGTTTGTCGGGAAAAACAATCAGTCACAATCCCTGACGTTAAAATTAGGAATGTTATCAGTTGGTATTGCACTAGGCATCATTATCGGCAGCATTCTTCAATACAACTACGACATAGAGGTTGCTGCTGCTTATATCTCCATGATTTTCCTTTTTGGCGGAATAAGCCTGATTATCAACTTTCTGATTGAGAGAAAACTTGATCGTACAAATTAA